The genome window CGCCTCGCGCGCGGGGACCGTGACGGCGTGCAACCGGACGGGAGGGGGAGGGGCACAGGCGGTCCCGCTCGCTGCCGTCAGGTACAATACAGCGCGGCGCGCCCCGCGCCATCCGTAGAAGTACCTAACGACCCCGTTCGGCAGCCGTCGGCTGCCGGCGCGGCACAACATGCCGGTACCGGACCACTCGGCCGGCACGCCTTCCGCGATGATTTGTTGGGTGGTTCTAATCCGACCGGCCATGGGCGAGGTGCTGGCGTCGGGAAGACGAGGGAAACACTCGATGAGGAAGGCGAAGGCGGGAGGGGAGAGAATCGTGCCGCACGTGCCGGAGGGAAGGACGATTGGATATGCTACCTACCTACATCGCGCCTGCGAAAACGCAAGAGGCACATCGCACGATAGGTGACGTACACGGCGAGGCGCAACCGCCGCGCGTCGAGAAGCCCGGCTGGAGCGTGGCGCCAAGCCGCGCGCTGCCGCGCCGAACCGCGCGCCTGGCGAGACCGTCGAATGCCAGGGGCCGGGGTGGCGAGCCGCAACATTCGACGTCGTCCGCAATCGCTCCCGTCGCGCAAAGCGCCTGACCCGTCAGGCACAGCGCGCCCCTTGCCTCTAGGCGCATCATGGCGCCGCCGATAACTTCGGGCTGGTGGCCAACGCCTCCCCCCATGGCTCCCCGCCGCCCATGCTCTGCAGCTGACGGACCGCGACGCCTCCGATGACTCCTGACCACGCCGTACCGCCCGCCGACACCACCGCGTCCAGCGCTGCCAACGGAAGCGCCGACGAGGGGACGTTCGCCGTCACCCTCACGCTCGAGCGCGGCTATCGCTTCGCCGTCGATCCCGAGCTTCCGGGGGCCGAGCACTTCCACATCGACGAGTCACCCCCGTTGGGCGAGGGCAGCGCCCCCAATCCGTCGCGCGTGCTTGCCTCGGCCATGGCCTCATGCCTCGCGTCGTCGTTGGCGTTCTGCCTGCGCAAGGCGCGCATCGAGCTCAAGGGGCTCCGTGTCGTGGCGCGCGGCACGCTGGTGCGCAACGAGCGCAAGCGACTGCGGGTGGGGAGCCTGCACGTCGAGCTCTTCCCGGAAGTCGCCGAGAGTGACGTGGAGCGCATGCAGCGCTGTCTCGAGATCTTCGAGGACTTCTGCGTCGTCACGGAGAGCGTGCGAGGCGGAATCCCGGTTGTCGTCGGTGTGGAGACGCACACGAGCTGAGCGACCAGCCCTCGAGTCCGGTCTCGCGCTTGCTGCGAGCGACGGCCGCCCCACGGAATGCTGAGCCGCGAGCTCGGTGTCGATGCATCACGGGCGTACTTCGCTCATCAGTCCGACCGTGTTGCCTTCGGAATCGCGGAGGAACGCCATCCACAGCTCGTGGTCCGGCATGCGCGCCACGAGTTGCGGACCGTGAAGGAACTGCACCCCGCGCTCGACGAGTGTCTCGTGGGCCCCCTCGAGGTCGTCGACGACGTAATACAGGATCGCCCCTGGATGGAACGCCTCACCGCCCTCCGGTTCGGAGATCATGAGGCGCACGCCCCCGCAGTCGAAGAATGCCAGCTTGGGCGGCGCCTCGAAGAGGAGTCGAAGGCCGAGCACGTCGCGATAGAAGGCAACGGCGCGCGCGAGCTCGGTGGCGGGAATGGCAACCTGGCCGAGCCGGGTGATGGCGGTCGAGGGGGTGCTCATGCACGCTCCAGTCGGAGTAGAGACGGTGAGGGGCCGGTCGATGCCGAGTCGTGGCACCGCGGGCATCGCGTGGCACGGCGTGGCACCGCGATTCCGCCGTCCGGCGATGATTGTTAGCTTTGCTAACGAATATGTCAGGCGGAGGGATTCATGGCAAGCAACCGCCGGCGCGAGCGGGCGCAGGGGCGAAGCTCAGCGGCGCGGGTCGCGGACCGGCTCCATTCGTCGGCGATTCATCTGCTTCGGCGCCTGCGGACTGAGGACCGGCGCACGGGGCTGAGCGGACCACGCGCGTCGGCGCTGTCGGTCGTGGTCTTTGGCGGTCCGCTGACGCTGGGCGAGTTGGCGGCCGCCGAACAAGTCAAGCCGCCCACGATGACGCGCCTGATCACGGCGCTGGAAGAGCGCGGCCTGGTCACGCGCGAGAGCGACGCGAGCGATGCGCGTCTCGTGCTCGTGCGTGCGACTGGCGAGGGGATTCGACTGCTGCAGGAGGGGCGCGCGCGTCGGATCGCCCGCCTGCAGGTGGCACTCGAGGGGCTGGACGACGCGCGCCTCGCCACGCTGGACGAGGCGACCGCCATCCTGGGCGAGTTGCTCCCGCAGGTGTGATCCGCTGTGGGGGCGCGCCCCCGCGGGAGGGCGGTCCCGTGAGGGTGAAGGTCGCGCCTAACGACGAATGCGAGCCCGCTGCTCGGCCGCCTTCTCCACCAGGCGACGCAACTCCTTGATCGGTTCCGGTGCATCGTCCACCTGCAACCGCAGCACGACGTCGTTGTTGAGCCACACGCCGCCCCCCTTCTTCACGATCACCATCGCCGCCGACTGCATTCCGCGCGTGTCGCCGCCCGCCCCTTGTCCCGCCTCGAGCGCCGCCAGCAGGCGGAGCGACAGGTGCCCTTTCGTCTCCTCGAAGGCCTTCACCATCGAGGTCACCACCGCTTCGCCGGCGAGGATGTTCCCCTGGGCTGAGCAGTAACGCCCCTGCCGGTCGCCGGCCCAGGTGCTGGCCTTGGGGCCGGTGTAGGCGGCGACATCGCCCTTGGCGTTCATCACGGCGAACTGGCGTCCGAACTTGGTCCAGTCGGTGGGACGCGGATCGGGGTCGTCGCCCCAGACCATCTGCACCACGTCCTTGGGGGACAAGCCGTTGCGCAGGAGGGTGAGTGCCTGCGGTCCGTAACTCACGTCGACGATGGCCTGCGTGGCCACGACCCCCACCCCCGCCTCTGCCCAGAGCACGCCGTTCCCCACCGAGAAGACGCGCGACTGCACGGCGCCGCCAACCTCTCCAGTCTCGGGGTCGTAGCCGAGTATGGAGAAGGTCGCCACGGGTGGCCACGGGAGTGCACCTGCCGCGTGCGGGTCCGCGGCCGGCGGCCGCTGCTGTCCGTGCGCCGCGCCCGCCGAGCTTGCGAGGGCGAGGAGTAGGAGTCCCGCGCCGGCGCTGGCGCGTCGCAGCGCGTGGGCGGAGCGTTTGAACGGAGGGTAACCTGCGTGGCGGACAGGGTGGGACACGGCGACCTCGAAACGTGGAATGTCAGCGCGGCGCGGAGCGTTGCATCTTGGCGTGAATGACGGGTCGTGGGGAAGGGGCGGCGCTTCCCCAGTGCCCGTCGCGGGCGGCGGCGACCCTTCATTAGGATAGACGCATCGAAGCGACATTCCATCAAGAGAGATCGCGGCGGCGCCGACACTCGAGAGGGAGCGGAACAAGTGTGGGTTGTGTCCCTGTTTACGCGTCCGCATTTTTATCCAACTGCTCGGACTTTCTGTTTGGCGGGTGCAAGACCCGCGGGAGAACTGCGAGGGTGGCGGAGTTGGCTTTTCGAGACGGGATCTGGGATCAGATCCGCCTTCAAGAGACCAGGTTCCATGAGCACGCGTATCTCTTCGTGCTTGCGGCACTCGAGTTTCAACAAGGGCGAATCGCGGAACGTCGGCACATCGACGGGCGAGAGCTCGCGGCGGCGGTTCGTGATCTCGCGCTCGAGAAGTTTGGTGTGATGGCGCGGTTGGTACTCGAGCACTGGGGCGTGCGGGCGACGGCGGATGTCGGTGACATCGTATTCACGATGGTGGACTTGGGGCTCCTCATGAGCCAGCCTACCGATTCGCGCCTCGACTTTGTCGACGTGTACGAGTTCGATCACGCCTTTGAGCAAGCGTATCCCTGGAGCGCAGCTCATCTGGCGTGATCTCGTGTCGCGAGGTGCAACACGATTCTTTCACGCGCTTGGAGGCGTAGTGACCCAACCCATGGATTTCCCGAATTGCCAGAAGTGCGAAAAGGGCGTTCTTCTCCCGCTCAGCGACTACGGACGCGACGGTGCGCCAATCACCTACAAGGCGTGGGTGTGCAGCAATCCGGAGTGCGGCTTCAACATCCGCATCGATAACGGCGAGATCAGCTTCGGTCGCACGGTCGGCCAGTCACACAAGTAACCTTTCCACGCTCTCCCCGGTCGCGACACGCTCCATGACCCCCCGCGTCGTGACCTCCGATCAAGCCGTCGCTCGCGACTCGGCCGCGATCGCAGCGGGGATCCCATCCATCCAATTGATGCGACGTGCCGGCCACGGTGCGGCGCACCTCATCCTCGGGCGGCTCGATACCGCCCGCGGGAGGCGCGCGCTTGTCTGCTGTGGTCCGGGGAACAACGGGGGCGACGGATGGATCGTCGCCGCCGCGCTGGCGCGCGCCGGCGTGAGCGTACACGTCGACCAGGCGCTGGAGCCGCGCACCGCCGATGCCGTGACGGCGCGCGATGAAGCCGTCGGCACGGTGTCGTTAGGGGTGCCGACGGAAGCGGTCGATGTCGTCGTCGATGCGCTCCTGGGAACGGGCGCGCAAGGTCCGTTGCGCGGCGCCATTGCCGACTCCGTCGCGCGCATCGCCGAGGCGCGCGCGCACGGTGCGTTCGTCGTCGCCCTCGACCTCCCCACGGGGCTCGACGCCACCACCGGCGAGCTGGCGCGTGGCTGTGTGCCGGCAGACCTCACCATCACCTTTGGTACGGTCAAACGCGCGCAGGTGCTGTCGCGCAGCGCCTGCGGCGAGATCGTTGCGCTCGACATCGGGCTCGGCGCGCACGCCGACCTCCCCGATGGCGCCCCCGCGTTGGTGGACGCGGCATGGGTGGCGCGGCACACGCCGGCCATCGCCGCCGAGGCGCACAAGGGGACACGCCGTCGCCTCCTAATCGTGGGAGGAGACCGGGGGATGGCGGGGGCGGTGGCGCTGGCGGCGCGCGGGGCGCTGCGTTCCGGCATCGGAATGGTGCGACTCTGCGTCCATCCCGACAGCCTGGCCCCGCTCCAGTCGGCGGTCCCCGAGGCCACGGCGACCGATTGGCCGCTGGCAGCTCCAGATGCCGGGCTCGTCGCGTGGCCCAACGTCCTCCTCATCGGCCCGGGGCTTGGAAGTGGCGACGAGACCCGCGCCCGCGTGGAGGCGTGGCTCGACGCGTGGACCGGGCCGGTCGTGGTCGATGCCGACGCGCTGAATGCCTTTGCCGGCAACGAGTCCGCGCTGGGCGACCTGCTCGACGCGCGGCCGGCAATCGTGACCCCACATCCGCTGGAGTTCGCCCGCCTGATCGGTGTGGACGTCGACAGCGTCCTTTCGGAACGTTTCGAGGTGGGGGCTCGCCTGGCGCGGGCGCTCCACGCCACGGTGCTGCTCAAGGGGGTGCCGAGCGTGATCACCGCACCTAACGGCGAATCGCTGGTGAGCGCGGCGGGGACGCCGGTCCTTGGTACGGCGGGGAGCGGCGACATTCTGGCGGGCATCGCGGCCACGCTCCTCGCGCAGGGGGGCGACCCCTTTGCCGCGGCGGCGTGCGCGGCGTGGATTCATGGGCGCGCCGCCGAGATCGCGAACACCGGGCGTCCGGTGCGGGGCGTGGTGCTCGACGACGTCGTCCGCGCCTTGGGTATCGCCTGGCGTCCCATTCCCGCCGAGAGCGCCGACATCCTTGCCCGCCTCCCGCGGGTCGGCGACGCCTGACGGAGCGGAGGGACCGTGCCGCACATCTCCCTCGCCTCGGGGCGCGAGTTCGACCTTGTCCGTGCCATGCTGGCTCGCTGGGGGGAGTTAGCCAGCGGCGTGGGCGACGATGCCGCGGTGCTCGACATTCCGCCGGGCGAACGTCTCGTGGTCAGCACCGACAGCTCGGTGGATGGCGTGCACTTCCGGCGCGAGTGGCTCACGCCGGCCGAGATCGGCTATCGCGCAACCGCCGCGGCGCTCAGCGACCTCGCGGCGATGGCGGCCACCCCGCGGGGGCTCGTGGTCGCGCTCACCCTTCCGGAGTCGTGGCTCACGACGGTGGAGGCGCTCGCCGACGGGATTGGCGAGGCGGCGCGCCTGAGCGGAACGCCGATCGTTGGGGGCGACATTGCGCGCGCGTCGGAGCTGTCGATCACGGTGACCGTCATGGGGTCCACGGCGCTCCCGACGCACCGCAACGCGGTGCGCCCCGGCGACTGCTTGTACGTGACGGGCGTGCTGGGAGGGCCGGCCACCGCGCTGCGCGCGCTCGAGCGTGGGGAAGTGCCCGAGCCGCAGGCGCGCGAGCGATTCGCCCGCCCGCGAGCGCGCGTGCAGGAGGGGATCTGGCTGGCGCAGCATGGTGTGCGGGCTATGATCGACATTTCCGACGGCCTTGCATCGGAGCTGCGTCACCTCGCGGTGGCGAGTGCGGTGGAACTCCGCGTCGACGTGGACCGTGTCCCCGTGATGCGCGGTTGCACGTTGCCCGATGCGCTGCGCGGGGGCGAGGAGTACGAGCTCCTGCTGGCGTCGCCGCATCCTATCGATGCGAACGAGTTCGCGCGCACCTTTGCCCTTCCGCTGAGCGAGATCGCGCGTGCGCGCGCGAGCGAGACTCCGGCGGTGGTGGGAGTGCGGGGCGCGACGGGGGAGCGCGTTGACCTCAGTGCGGGGTACGATCACTTTTCGACGTGATGCGTGCGCTTCTCGTCGGACTGACGTTCCTTGTGACCACACCCATATTCGGGGGGCTCGCCGTTCTCGGAGCATTGCTGGGCCGCCCCGATGTGCACGGATCGGTGTTCGACTGGGCCCCGCGCCTGTGGGCCCGTTCCATCCTGTGGGCGGCGGGCGTTCGTCTGCACCTGCACAACCCGGAGCGCGTCGCGCCACGCTCGGCGCGGATGTATGTGGCCAACCACGTCTCCTGGTTCGATGTCTTCGCGCTGCTGAGCATCGTTCCGCGAAACAAGTGGGTGGCCAAGGCGGAGCTGCTCAAGATCCCGATCTTTGGTCCCGCGGCCCGGCGCGTGGGGACCATCTTCATCGAGCGGCAGAACCGGAAGGCCGCGTTCGCCCAGTACGATGCCGCCGCGGCGATCATTCGTAGTGGGGCGTCGGTGATCGTCGCCGCGGAAGGGACGCGCGCCGACACGTATGCGCTCCGAGCGTTCAAGAAGGGGCCATTCGTCCTCGCCATTGCGGCCGGTGTCCCGATTGTCCCGACCGTGGTGCACGGGACGCTGGCCGTGCATCCGCGCGGGTCGTGGCGCGTCACGAGCGGTGACGTGCACGTGCACTTTCTCGAGGAGATCCTCACCGAGGGCTACTCGTACGACCGCCGCAATGAACTCGCCAAGTTGGTGTGGGACCGCATGGCCGAGGCGCTGCGCACGTTGTACGGCATCGAGAGCGCTCCCGAAACCGAACGCGACCCCGCCGGAATCGCCGACTAGCCAAGTATTTCATCGTTAGCCCCCCTCGTCTTCTCGTCCTCTCGTCCTCTCGTCTTCTCGCCTCACAGGAAGCCATGTCCACCATCCTCGACATCCACGCCCGCGAGATCCTCGACAGCCGCGGCAATCCCACCATCGAAGTCGACGTGACGCTGCAGAGCGGCGCCGCCGGCCGCGCCGCCGTTCCGTCGGGGGCGTCGACGGGGGAGCATGAGGCGCTGGAGCTGCGCGACGGCACCGCCGGGCGCTACCTCGGAAAGGGGGTGCAGACGGCGGTGAAGAACGTCATCGAGACGATTGGTCCGGCGCTGCGCGGGATGGATCCCACGGAGCAGGTCGAGATCGACCGCGCGATGATCGACCTGGACGGTACCCCCAACAAGGGAAAGCTGGGGGCGAACGCGATCCTTGGCGTGTCGATGGCGGTGGCGCGCGCCGCGGCCGTGGAGAGCGGGCTCCCGCTCTATCGCTACCTTGGCGGCCCGCTGGCGCGCACCATGCCGGTCCCGCTCATGAACATCCTCAACGGCGGCGCGCACTCCACCAACACGGTCGACTTCCAGGAGTACATGATCGTCCCCGTGGGTGCGGAGACCTTCGCCGATGCACTTCGGATGGGCGCCGAGGTCTTCCACTCGCTCAAGAAGGTGTTGGTGAAGCGCAAGCTCAGCACCGGCGTGGGCGACGAAGGCGGCTTTGCCCCCGACCTCAAGAGCGACGAGGATGCGCTGCGGATCGTGATCGAGGCGATCGAGGCGGCGGGCTACGCGCCCGGCAAGGAGATCGCGCTCGCGCTCGACTGCGCCGCCTCCGAGCTGTTCGAGAAGAAGGGGAAGAAGTACACGTTCAAGAAGAGCGGCGCCGGGACGCGCGATGCCAAGGGGATGGTCGAACTCTACGCCAAGTGGCTCGAGGAGTACCCGATCGTCTCCATCGAGGACGGCCTGGCCGAGGACGACTGGGACGGGTGGGCGCAGCTCACGGCCACGTTAGGCGATCGCTGCCAGCTCGTGGGCGACGACCTCTTCGTGACCAACACCGAGCGCCTGGCCAAGGGGATCGAGAACGGCATCGGCAACTCGATCCTCATCAAGGTCAACCAGATCGGGACGCTGACCGAGACGCTGGAGGCGATCGAGATGGCGCGCGCCGCCGGCTACCTCTCCATCATCTCGCATCGTTCCGGCGAGACCGAGGACACCTTCATCGCCGATCTTGCGGTGGGCACCGGCGCGGGGCAGATCAAGACCGGGAGTGCATCGCGCACCGATCGCGTCGCGAAGTACAACCAACTGCTGCGCATCGAGGAGATGCTGGGCGACATCGCCGAGTATCCCGGCGGCGCGATCTACGGGCTGTGATGCGCTGCGGATCGTTGGTCACCGCGGTGGGCAACGGTGAACCGTGTTGAAGCGGTTCGCCGTTGCCCTCGGGCTCGTCCTCGCGGCCTACTTCGCCATCCAGGGAGGCGAGTACTCGACCACCGACCTGTTCCGGCAGCGCAGTCGCGAAGCGATCCTGCGGCACACGATCGACTCGTTGCAGCATGATGTGGATTCGCTCACCGCGCTCAAGAAGCGTATCGCCACCGATCCCGCCTTGCAGGAGCGCATTGCGCGCGAGGAGATCGGGATGGTGCGGAGCGACAAGGAGCTGATGTACCGGTTCGATCCGCCCGACAGCGCCAACGCTCGGCGGAAGTAGCGGATGCCGTGGCGGGAGGCACAGGGACGCCGCGCGCAACGAAAGCGCGCGAACCTGGGCGCTCCCGCCGGCTCCGTGCGTTCACTTGACTTCACCATGCACCGGTCTAGATTCCGCCTTCCCTGACGCGGGGTGGAGCAGCCTGGTAGCTCGTCGGGCTCATAACCCGAAGGTCGCGGGTTCAAATCCCGCCCCCGCTACTTCTCAAGTTCGAAAGTGAACGCGGTCGGTGCCGTTGGCGCCGACCGCGTTTCTTTCATGCGCACCGGGCGCGACTCTCGCGCGCTGCGCCCTCTCGGGCGCGACCGTCAATAGCTACCGCCGAAGCCGGCGAGCAGGAAGGTGGTCTCCGACCCCGAGACGAGGTACGGGACGCCGAGTCGTGCCGCCTGACGCAGCGCGCTCGTGAGCAAGGTGTCGGGGGTCTCGACGGAGAGTGCGATGAGCGGAGCGGTCCCCGCACGCATCGCCGACGGCGAGCCGCTGCCGGCGCCGGGCCAGACCTCCCAGTCCATCGTCCAGCGGTCGCGCTGGAAGCTGAAGCCCTGGGGAAGGAGCGGCTGCAACTCCGCGGGAACGCTCCCGCGCGACGCCTCCGACGGCCAGTCCTGATGTTCGGTGTTGTAGTTGTAGGCGGCCACGCGCACTGCCTGCACGTCGCCAATGATGGCTCGTGCCTCGGCCTGGCGCCGAAGCTCGGTGTATCGTGGGAAGCCCATGCGGACGACGATCCCGAGGATCGTCAGAACCACGAGGAGTTCGGGAATCGAGAAGCCGCGACGTCGAGTGCGCATCAGTGCCCGGTGGCCGAGATGACGTCCTCGGCCTGGCCGAGGTACGATTGAATGGGAGCGCTGGAGTCGAAGGTGTAGGTCTGGTCCAGCACCTTGGTGCTGAGGGTGAACGAACCCTCGGTGCCCGGGATGTACCTGATGTCGTATCGATCCACGCCGGCTTCGAACAGCGAGTTGGGGAGCCGGCCCTGCGTGACGCGGAAGTGCGTCACCGATTGGGCGGCGAGGAAGAGGATCAATCGCCCGCTGGCGCGCGTCACCTTGGGATCGGGTGGCGCGTAGCGCGAGGAGGATGGGTACGGGGCGAGCCATGCGGCGGCGCAGAGGAGCGCGAGCGTGCCAATCACCGCGCCGCGTGAGCGGGGGCGCTGCTGCACGGTGGCTTCCTCGGCGAGTTCCTTGCGCTTCTCGGCGAGGAACTCCTCGACGAGCGACTGGACCTTCGCATCGTTCGAGGGCGACGCTTTCGGGGCGGCGACGCGCTGCATGGGAGTCGGGCGATCGGGAAGTCGACGCGCGTGGACCCCAGGGGACTACCCTGGGCGCGTGGGACGCTCCTTGTGATCTTCGACAGGAGCGCGTCCCGTCTTTAGCGCACCAAACGCCGTGGGGTGAGCGTGACGCCGACCCGGCGTCCCCCTATGACGGGGGGGCGGAGGTGATTAGAATTCCCGTCCCGCCGAACCGTCGCGCGGTCGTGCGACGAGACGGTGTGTTGGCTGGGTAGCTCAGGTGGTTAGAGCACGGCACTCATAATGCCGGGGTCGCCGGTTCGAATCCGGCCCCAGCTACTGGTAGGGCGGCTGGCGGGAGACGCCGCTGGCACCTGGACGAGAATGGCGCCCGCGATCGAGGAGATCGCGACTTTCCTGAGCGGCCGCGAACGGGCCGTCGCCGATGCAAGCTCCCCGTGTCATCCCGCCTGGCGAAGGGGTTCCCCCGGTCATCGTCGTCGACGCCAGCGATCGGCCATTGCGCCTCGCCGAGAAGCTCTCGGTGCACCAGACCGGGACGCTGCATCGTGCGGTCTCGGTCTTTGCCTTCGACGCGTCGGGCGCGATGCTGGTCCAGCGACGGGCGGCGGGGAAGTATCACTCGGGCGGGTTGTGGTCCAACAGCGCGTGCACCCATCCGCGCGACGGCGAGTCGCCGGCAATGGCGGCGCGCCGGTGCCTGCGTGAGGAGATGGGGGTGGAGTGCGTGTCGCTGGAGCCTGCGTTCGCCTTCATCTATCGCGCGCAGGTCGCGCCCACGCTGGTCGAGCACGAGTACGACCATGTCTTCGTGGCGCGCGTGGTGGAGGAGCCTTCGCCCAATGCGGACGAGGTCTCCGCGTGGCGTCGCCTGACGCTGGATGAAGCTCGCGCCGAGCTGGCCGCCGACGATTCGCGCTTCTCCGCGTGGTTCCCACTGGCGCTGGAGCGACTGGCGGGGCTGGAGGTGACGGCGCGCGCCTCCCAGCCGTTGGCGCCGGGGGAACAACCAGGTTCGTGAATGACAACGGGCGCCCGTCGCTTGCACGGGCGCCCGCTGTCTGTCACTGGGCGTTAGTGGAACACGCCAGAGTCGGTGTCGCCGCTCAGGGGACGACGAACGACTTGGTGATCGAGTTGGTCAGGCCACCGGCGTCGGTGACCTTGAGCGTGGCGGAGTACGACCCTGGGGGTCCGACGAAGATCCGCTTGATGGAGCCGGTCCACGTCTCGGCGCCGCGCGAGGAGACCGTCCAGGTGTACGACGTCACGCCGACGTCGTCGGTGGACGAGGTGCCGTTGAAGCTGCACGATTTGCCATTGCCCCTCACGGCTGGCGTGCAGCTGCTGACGGTGAAGTTGGCCACGGGGGGCTGATTGGTCGGCGGCGTGGTCCCACCGATGTTGCCCACGTAGAGGAGCCGGTTCGCCGTTCCCGTGCCGGGGTTGGTGATCTTGCCGGTGGTGGCGTCGGCCTTCATGGCCGCCTCGACCTGTGCCGGCGTGAACGCCGGGTTCTTCGAGAGGTACAGCGCGGCGGCGCCGGCGGCGTGCGGCGAGGCCATGGAGGTGCCGCTGATGGTGTTGGTGGCCGTGTTGCTCCCGATCCAGGCGCTCTTGATGCTTTGTCCCGGGGCAAAGATGTCGGTGCAGGTGCCGTAGTTGGAGAAGTACGCGCGTGCGTCGGTGTTGGTGCTCGCGTTGGTGCTGATGACGCCATTCACCACGCCGCGGCGCGCCGGCGAGTAGTAGCAGGCATCATCGGTGTCGTTGCCCGACGCGACGGCGAAGGTGACGCCGGCAGCGACGAGGTTGTTGGTGGCATTGTCCACCGTGCTGCTGGCCCCGCCACCGAGGGAGGCGTTGGCGACCGCGGGGAGCTGCTTGTTGGCAATGACCCAGTTGATACCGGAGATGACGCCGGCCCACGTGCCGGAGCCTGAGGCGTCGAGGACGCGAACGGCGTGGAGGGTGACGCTCTTGGCGAGTCCATAGGTCGTGCCGCCGACGGTGCCAGCGACGTGGGTGCCGTGCCCGTTGCCGTCGTTCGTGGTGCCGTTTCCGGTGAAGTCAGCGCCG of Gemmatimonadaceae bacterium contains these proteins:
- the eno gene encoding phosphopyruvate hydratase, encoding MSTILDIHAREILDSRGNPTIEVDVTLQSGAAGRAAVPSGASTGEHEALELRDGTAGRYLGKGVQTAVKNVIETIGPALRGMDPTEQVEIDRAMIDLDGTPNKGKLGANAILGVSMAVARAAAVESGLPLYRYLGGPLARTMPVPLMNILNGGAHSTNTVDFQEYMIVPVGAETFADALRMGAEVFHSLKKVLVKRKLSTGVGDEGGFAPDLKSDEDALRIVIEAIEAAGYAPGKEIALALDCAASELFEKKGKKYTFKKSGAGTRDAKGMVELYAKWLEEYPIVSIEDGLAEDDWDGWAQLTATLGDRCQLVGDDLFVTNTERLAKGIENGIGNSILIKVNQIGTLTETLEAIEMARAAGYLSIISHRSGETEDTFIADLAVGTGAGQIKTGSASRTDRVAKYNQLLRIEEMLGDIAEYPGGAIYGL
- the idi gene encoding isopentenyl-diphosphate Delta-isomerase, producing MQAPRVIPPGEGVPPVIVVDASDRPLRLAEKLSVHQTGTLHRAVSVFAFDASGAMLVQRRAAGKYHSGGLWSNSACTHPRDGESPAMAARRCLREEMGVECVSLEPAFAFIYRAQVAPTLVEHEYDHVFVARVVEEPSPNADEVSAWRRLTLDEARAELAADDSRFSAWFPLALERLAGLEVTARASQPLAPGEQPGS
- a CDS encoding NAD(P)H-hydrate dehydratase, whose protein sequence is MTPRVVTSDQAVARDSAAIAAGIPSIQLMRRAGHGAAHLILGRLDTARGRRALVCCGPGNNGGDGWIVAAALARAGVSVHVDQALEPRTADAVTARDEAVGTVSLGVPTEAVDVVVDALLGTGAQGPLRGAIADSVARIAEARAHGAFVVALDLPTGLDATTGELARGCVPADLTITFGTVKRAQVLSRSACGEIVALDIGLGAHADLPDGAPALVDAAWVARHTPAIAAEAHKGTRRRLLIVGGDRGMAGAVALAARGALRSGIGMVRLCVHPDSLAPLQSAVPEATATDWPLAAPDAGLVAWPNVLLIGPGLGSGDETRARVEAWLDAWTGPVVVDADALNAFAGNESALGDLLDARPAIVTPHPLEFARLIGVDVDSVLSERFEVGARLARALHATVLLKGVPSVITAPNGESLVSAAGTPVLGTAGSGDILAGIAATLLAQGGDPFAAAACAAWIHGRAAEIANTGRPVRGVVLDDVVRALGIAWRPIPAESADILARLPRVGDA
- a CDS encoding VOC family protein — its product is MSTPSTAITRLGQVAIPATELARAVAFYRDVLGLRLLFEAPPKLAFFDCGGVRLMISEPEGGEAFHPGAILYYVVDDLEGAHETLVERGVQFLHGPQLVARMPDHELWMAFLRDSEGNTVGLMSEVRP
- a CDS encoding OsmC family protein, with translation MTPDHAVPPADTTASSAANGSADEGTFAVTLTLERGYRFAVDPELPGAEHFHIDESPPLGEGSAPNPSRVLASAMASCLASSLAFCLRKARIELKGLRVVARGTLVRNERKRLRVGSLHVELFPEVAESDVERMQRCLEIFEDFCVVTESVRGGIPVVVGVETHTS
- a CDS encoding type II secretion system protein encodes the protein MRTRRRGFSIPELLVVLTILGIVVRMGFPRYTELRRQAEARAIIGDVQAVRVAAYNYNTEHQDWPSEASRGSVPAELQPLLPQGFSFQRDRWTMDWEVWPGAGSGSPSAMRAGTAPLIALSVETPDTLLTSALRQAARLGVPYLVSGSETTFLLAGFGGSY
- the thiL gene encoding thiamine-phosphate kinase, whose protein sequence is MPHISLASGREFDLVRAMLARWGELASGVGDDAAVLDIPPGERLVVSTDSSVDGVHFRREWLTPAEIGYRATAAALSDLAAMAATPRGLVVALTLPESWLTTVEALADGIGEAARLSGTPIVGGDIARASELSITVTVMGSTALPTHRNAVRPGDCLYVTGVLGGPATALRALERGEVPEPQARERFARPRARVQEGIWLAQHGVRAMIDISDGLASELRHLAVASAVELRVDVDRVPVMRGCTLPDALRGGEEYELLLASPHPIDANEFARTFALPLSEIARARASETPAVVGVRGATGERVDLSAGYDHFST
- a CDS encoding 1-acyl-sn-glycerol-3-phosphate acyltransferase; this translates as MTTPIFGGLAVLGALLGRPDVHGSVFDWAPRLWARSILWAAGVRLHLHNPERVAPRSARMYVANHVSWFDVFALLSIVPRNKWVAKAELLKIPIFGPAARRVGTIFIERQNRKAAFAQYDAAAAIIRSGASVIVAAEGTRADTYALRAFKKGPFVLAIAAGVPIVPTVVHGTLAVHPRGSWRVTSGDVHVHFLEEILTEGYSYDRRNELAKLVWDRMAEALRTLYGIESAPETERDPAGIAD
- a CDS encoding DUF1028 domain-containing protein gives rise to the protein MATFSILGYDPETGEVGGAVQSRVFSVGNGVLWAEAGVGVVATQAIVDVSYGPQALTLLRNGLSPKDVVQMVWGDDPDPRPTDWTKFGRQFAVMNAKGDVAAYTGPKASTWAGDRQGRYCSAQGNILAGEAVVTSMVKAFEETKGHLSLRLLAALEAGQGAGGDTRGMQSAAMVIVKKGGGVWLNNDVVLRLQVDDAPEPIKELRRLVEKAAEQRARIRR
- a CDS encoding MarR family transcriptional regulator produces the protein MASNRRRERAQGRSSAARVADRLHSSAIHLLRRLRTEDRRTGLSGPRASALSVVVFGGPLTLGELAAAEQVKPPTMTRLITALEERGLVTRESDASDARLVLVRATGEGIRLLQEGRARRIARLQVALEGLDDARLATLDEATAILGELLPQV